In the genome of Hydractinia symbiolongicarpus strain clone_291-10 chromosome 5, HSymV2.1, whole genome shotgun sequence, one region contains:
- the LOC130644553 gene encoding potassium voltage-gated channel subfamily A member 6-like: MLLGSSLSNQARLSHTNLTPNNQFRSNSDSSRHKRAKVYEVNHLLRRYKIVINVSGTIYETFSSTLNKYPETLLGSFEKRLLLYNKRSQQIFINRSRAAFEAILFYYQSSGRLVCPTMICMEDFVEECYYYDISSTAIKSMKERENYLFKRRRTMPPNYRKIKHFVWSFFDNPKSSNSLAASFYCLFSYILVLISIGIYCVETELLLQFKHDELKKHLLNLHVVELTLNIFFATELLIRFIVNPWPTEFFFMTLNLVEAVSITLFLAFYACPYYYLRLWSFRISRILRSFRLVRISRLSSLVKAAVSVVQTSFNEVVAVSFVVLIVCILLGSTMYFVEYQQPNTNFTSIPNSMWWAIQTVLCVGYGDIIPTSVSGKLVGGVMLYIGVVCIAIMLLSLGGRIFDMYSKEISKTTFLPSEKVDYEIHYQ; this comes from the coding sequence ATGCTTCTTGGATCCTCCTTGTCAAACCAAGCTCGTTTGTCTCATACTAATCTCACACCAAATAATCAGTTCAGAAGCAACAGCGATAGCAGTCGACACAAGAGAGCCAAAGTTTATGAAGTAAATCATTTGTTAAGGCGATACAAAATTGTTATCAACGTGAGCGGTACCATTTATGAGACGTTTAGTTCAACACTAAACAAGTATCCTGAAACTCTGCTTGGCTCATTTGAAAAACGATTGTTACTATACAACAAACGAAGTCAGCAAATATTCATCAACAGATCCCGCGCTGCTTTCGAAgccattttgttttattatcaaTCCAGTGGAAGATTAGTGTGCCCTACAATGATTTGTATGGAAGATTTTGTAGAGGAATGTTATTATTACGACATTTCAAGTACCGCGATCAAAAGTATGAAAGAGCGAGAGAATTACTTATTTAAACGGCGGAGGACAATGCCTCCAAATTACAGAAAGATTAAACATTTTGTTTGGTCGTTTTTTGACAATCCAAAATCTAGTAATAGTTTGGCTGCTTCATTTTATTGCTTGTTTTCTTATATTCtcgttttaatctcaattggGATATATTGTGTGGAAACTGAACTTCTTTTACAGTTTAAACATGATGAATTAAAGAAGCATCTCTTAAATCTACATGTCGTAGAACttactttaaatattttctttgcaACAGAACTGTTAATACGATTCATTGTAAACCCATGGCCAACTGAATTTTTCTTCATGACGTTAAATCTCGTCGAAGCTGTCTCGATTACCTTGTTTTTGGCATTTTACGCATGTCCTTATTACTACTTAAGGTTGTGGTCTTTTAGGATATCCAGAATCCTTCGTTCATTTCGTCTTGTAAGGATATCGAGACTTTCAAGCTTAGTCAAGGCAGCAGTCTCAGTTGTCCAGACGTCGTTCAATGAAGTTGTCGCCGTCTCCTTTGTCGTTTTAATCGTGTGCATTTTACTTGGAAGCACCATGTACTTTGTCGAATATCAACAACCAAATACAAATTTTACCAGCATACCAAACTCGATGTGGTGGGCGATTCAAACAGTTCTCTGTGTCGGTTATGGCGACATTATACCGACGAGTGTGTCCGGCAAATTAGTGGGTGGAGTGATGCTCTACATTGGGGTTGTTTGTATCGCCATTATGTTGTTGTCTTTGGGTGGAAGAATTTTTGATATGTACTCGAAAGAAATATCCAAAACGACATTCTTACCATCAGAAAAAGTAGATTATGAAATTCATTATCAATAA